From Aegilops tauschii subsp. strangulata cultivar AL8/78 chromosome 5, Aet v6.0, whole genome shotgun sequence:
ACACTGTAAGATCAATATAGTACATGCAGCTATCAACGCAGAAATTTTCCCACATAAATATACATTGGTTAGCACATAACACAGAACCACACCACAAAAGACCCATCAAATCACCGCATTATAAATGAAAATAAAACACGCTCTATCATCTCCCCTACCCACCAAACTAAATATTCCACCTTTTTAAAATATAAGGGGTATTAATTTTTTGGAAAGTCAAATTTctttaactttgaccaagttcAGAAAAAAAGGACATCCACCATATGAAGCAAAAaagtatgaaaattaatttcatgACGAATCTAATCATACCGATTTGATATTACGAATTTTGATACGTTTTTCTATAAATTTAATTAAACTTAAAGTTTTgagttttcaaaaaaaaatacaccttatattttgaaACAAAGTGAATATTAAAAAAAAAACAACGCCAACGATGCAGCAAAGCACGCTCAACCCTTCTAGTTCAAGATGGATTGCCATGAAGCTAAATGTATGATGGATCAAGGAACTCTACACCGATTGCAGTATCTGACGATGATTGATGATATACCACGTCATATCCAAGGAGATCGACAGATTAAGGTTGATTATGTGAGACGTGAGCAAAACTCTGTTAGCAAAATTTGGTAGATGTGAGAACCCCACTGTGGCGTGGATTGGTTCGGGTCCGGGTGTTATGCCAAACATAGGAGTCCTGATTTCCCTCAAAAAGAAACACAGGAGTCCTGATTGATAAATGAAACACCTACTCCCCCGGAAAAGAAAAAAGGAGCATCTTTCTTTTGAAAACACTCGTCTGTCAACGGTCATAAGAAAGAGAAAAACCCGCCACCCTTTTGCGGAGACGCAAAGCCGTAGTGAACCAGCAGGACAGTCGCCATTTTAGGCACAGTACCTGCCCCGGCCACGTCGTCCTCCCAGCCTACACTGGTACGCCCCGCGCCCCCTCCCGCTCCCGGAATCTCTAACTTCCCCCGCTCCCCCTCCCCCTGTTTTTCTTCTCTCTGCGAAAATCCAATAAGAAATCTTAAagttttagtttctgttttttcggGTGTGCAATCGATTCATATTTTCCTGTCCGAGATGCTTGAATCTGTCTGGTTTCTTTTAAAAAAGGATGAACCTCAGAATCCCTGCAGCTAGGGTTCTTGTATGCCTCTGAACCACTGCCCCCAATTTGTGATTCTTTGCTTTTGAAGTTACTTTTAGGGTTTTGAAGGTTTGTTTGGTGGCTAGACATAAATTCTTGCTCATAGACTTTCGAGTTGAGATGGGTCTCTAAAAGTATACCGCGGATCTTAGTGCTCAGGCACATTTAGGGTTCTTGCCCCTTTTCCATTTCAAAAAGAGGTCGTTTTTACCGAACAATAATCTGTTATTATTTTGATTTTCTCCTTTTGCTCTTTTTCCATTGCAAAAAGAGGGTTTATTTTTCGCCTTTTCTATTTTGTTTTATTCTTCTGGGGATGGAGAAAGTATTTATTTAGAATGCCCTCAATTGAACTTGTGAATCTCTTTTTAACTAGTACAATTCAGCTTGTATGCTGCTATACCTGCCTGCTATTCCCCTTCAGCCTTCATTGACCTGCTTGTGTTCTCCCTCAACAGATCAGCTCGGCAGCCACTGGTGTAGCTGTGTAGCCAACAAATTGGTGCTGGTTCCCCATTTCCTCAggtggttcttctctttgtgtgTGTGATTGCCCTGCTCACAATTGACGGCCATGGAAAATGGTCGTCCTCTAGGATTTGCGTTTCAAGAATCACATGCTAGCTTGTAACCCTAATAACTTATACAGTATATCTGGTGTTTTTCTTCGGGTTATTTCCTCTGGCAATTGTTCTGATAGATGTTGATGCCTTAGTAATTGTTGTCAGCATTCTTCTATTTCTAGAAGTGGTAAAATAAAGAAGCACACACTGTTATCCTTATTCCTGTTCTCCTACTAGGTAAATATGTAAGTTCTAGGTAGTATTCCTTTTAGATATAGTGCCTCCTTTTAGATTGTCAAATGCTATTCCTATTTTTTCTGCAATTCTTGTCCGGTGAGGAAAATAGCGCCTCACCACTTTTTGCTGAATTTGCATAAGCTGGTACTCTCACTATTTGAAAATATAGGACGCATATGGGTGCTCCTAACATATTGATCTCTTTCTTGCAGATCAGTTTAGTGCATATCTTATGCTATAGACAACTTGCACATTGAACAATTTAGAGAGTACTTTGACTTCACACATTATTTGGCTTAGCTAAGTAATATTTAATTAGTAGTTATGCAGATGCTGTCGCTTTTACTTTGTGCCCAGTATGTCGTCTGGAGGTGCTATGGTTGATACTTCGTTTATTAGCTGGCATGTAATGCTGTAATGCTTGACTCTTAGTGGTGTGGATCGATGTAAGTCAGTCTGGTATTGAACCTGGTTTTGTGAAATCGGAGGGGGAAAGCCTCTCTTTTGCTTAAAAAAAGTAATATTTAATTTTCCTTTTACATTTCAGAAATAAAAAAAGAATGGGTTGAGGAAACTATTTTGTTTTTGTGAATAAATAAGTGAATACACCTTAGGTGGGACCCAACTGACCTTTATTATGGGGACACATAAGTGACCTTCTCTTTCAATATCATCATCCATCGTAACTAGTACTCCAGTTGTTATTATTGCACAACATAAACTCGTAGCGAAGAAATTTTGTGTGGATGAAGAATAGAAGAGCATATACAGTACAATATAATTGAAGTGATATATACTCATTAAATTTCTTCAGTGGAATAACCAATAATGCAACTTAAGAGTAGAAATTGTACACTGACTTCCTAGTTCCAACCCCTGATTCTGATTTTGGCCATCTTGGTGGACATAACCCAAATGGATCTATATCCTGAATTTTTTTCCACAGACTATATGGCTGAGACAGGAGATGCAGGTCGCTTGCCAACATCCCTTGATGTGCTGGCTTCAGATGTTCACTCCAGGCTGGAGTTCCACAGGTATGCCTTCATGGACTGTGTTGGCATAAAAAATGCGCTTCACTGTGTCATCGAAGAAAGGGAAAACCTCCAGCAACGACAGAATGGTAAATGCTGTTGTGTTCTTCTTAAGATCTTCATATACTTTGCACTGAATAGTGCCCGTTTAGATCAGAAATCTGTTGTCTTTGGTATTGTTACTTCATAAGGACAAGGACATCATTTGATATTATACTTCCTAAGAAGATCATGTCGTAAGAGATAGATTTTGGTGGCATAAAAAAATAGGATAATCTGAAAAGCGAGAGTTCACTTTCTCCGAACTATAGAAATACTACagatacttcacacactttttcTGGTCAGTCAAGAATACATAATAAACCTGACAAGCTAAACTTTACGCTCTATCCTTTTTGGTATTGTGACCAGCGATTGACCAACTGGTTGCTGAAAAGGACAGCCTCACTAAAAAGAATGAAGAGCTGGCAGCAGAACTTGAATCTCTGAAGGAACAGCTCCAAGCAAGGGAATCGAGCGATCAACAGCAGGGAAGTGGTTTTCAGCAGAGCCACTCTGGAATGGTAAGTAGTATTTTGTAGAGCAATTGTAAATCATTGTTAAATGCTAATCTTTGCTGCTTTGGACTAACATAATGACATGAATAATTTGGTGCATGGACGCTGGAGCCTATGGAAAATAGTTCTGCTTACCTAATGCACCTTAATGTTTACTTGTCTGCAAAGCCACCATTGTTCAGATTGTGGTGGGCAGTTTAATATTCTCCTAATTGGAGTCTTCTGTTCTTCATTTTATTAGCTCAAATGATCTTGGAAGATTCTTTTGTGCAGTAGTGTCTCTGGAACATTTGTATTCATCGGGTCATTCACTACTAAACTAGTATAGTGACATGGAATCAGTGTATTATCTTAGGGACTTACCAGAGTTCAAAATTTCCCACCTTTTTGGTGTCTGTATTTTCAGTATCATGTAATGCCGGGACGAATCTTTATGCACCCAAATTTCTAACCCAGTTCTGCATTTTTTGTAAACAGAGCCTTTTCTATCTTCTATTTATTTATTTCCTGTGTTACCTGCTTACTTAAAAATTTCGTGTGAAAGCAGGCACACCCAAGATTAATGCCGAAAAGGAAACGGCAATCTGGAGATGAAGATGTTGATGAGCATGAGCTTATGGAAGATCTTTCCGTTATAGATAATCCTGATCAAGTTTTAAACACTGAGCTCGAGGCTACTAGAAAGGAAATTTCTGATATCCACTCTAAGCTGATTGAGGTTTGGTTGTTCTCTGTTGATATCAGTTACAGCAAACATTCCCATCACACTATGTGAAATCTTATATATAAAGAAAGTTGATACAAGAAGTTTGTATTCCAGGGGTTCACTGATCTTAGTACTACTGGAGGAAGGAATATCGCCCTAAAAAACATAGGGCAATTGGATGACAGGCCATTCCTGGCGGCATGCCGTAAGAAGCTGCCTGCCGAAGAAGCAAGAGAAAAAGCTAAAGAAGTACACCGTGTTTGGCAGGGGCATATACAGAACCCAGAGTGGAATCCCTTCAAGACTGTCACAGTTGAAGGTATCCCGAAGGTAGCAGTTAAACCATCTTGTCTGAATATCTAAGTTCTTCCACAGTCATAACTTGCGGTCTATCAGTTGATTCGAATGACAGATACTGAACTTACACTGCTACTTGATTATGTGATTAGGAGATTATTGATGTCGATGATGACAAGCTGCAAGGGCTATGTGCTGCATGGGGTGAAGGGGTGCACAAGGCTGTGGTGAGTTGTTTGGTAGAAATTCAAGAAAGTGGCAGGCTGGGAGATAGAAACATTGTACCCGAGGTCTGGAATTACAAGTGCAAGAGAAAAGCCACTCACAGTGAGAGCATCGAGTACTTGTTCGGTCAAGTGAAGCGTCTGAGTGACGCGAAATCCAGAACCCGCAGGTATGACTGCATGAGCTTAACATGTCGAAAATTCTTCTGCCTCTTAAAGATTGTTTACTATGATTGGAGTCATGTTTTCAGCAGACTACAATAGAACCAACAGCTCTGCTCCTATAAATCTTTAGTCAGCTGGTGCAATGCATTTCATTGGCCTTCTTAAATGCATAATAGTTGCATCGGAAGACATGATTAGACTAAAAAAATACTTTTTGGGATCTATGCAGCGCAAGATGACCTTGTAGGGGCGTGGTGGTGCAACAGGATGATGACCCACAGGTAATTGACTGTACTATGATGAAACTATTATGAGTTCCTAGACCTTGAGACAGAAAAAGAGGAACTCAACTGACATTCATATGCACAATAAAACAATGTCAATTGAAATTAATATGCATTGCATTTTGGAGAAACATTCAGGTGCTCCCAAACTAATGCGAACCATCTATTTTATGTAATGCCAAACTAATATGTACTGCATTagctgtttgctcttgttgtaaGAGGCTATGAATGAGAAAGCAATTCAAGTCCTGAGTGACAGGTAGCTCGCAATCTTGTTCACTACTGCGCCTCAATGATCTAGTCCAATTATGTATTCCAGGTCTGTATAGCATAAATCGCCAGGGGCTGGGGTTGTTGGGCCAATCTTTATGACCCGCACCTTCCAACTTTATTTAATACATTGTGTGATTTCGGTCTTCTGGGCAGTTGTTTTGGCTAATTAATTGACGTGAAGATGCCATAACTTCTGAACGAACCCAGCTTATCGCATGATATCGTGCAGTAGGTTTCTTAGCAAACATCAATTAGATTTGTTATATAATATGGTTTTCTTAGTTTTCATCCATTTTGTGCCTTGGCTAGGCACAAAATGATGCCTGGGCTACCTGTGCCTTGGCTAAGTGACTACATGCTCATGATAGAGCTACCTGTAGCCTGGGCATTAAAATGATGCAAGCTATGAATGACCATATAAGGTTAATATAGAGTTTGCACCTAGTAAAATTATGTACTATTAAAGCACATCATTAGTTAAGGAAAAAATTAT
This genomic window contains:
- the LOC109767837 gene encoding factor of DNA methylation 1 — protein: MAETGDAGRLPTSLDVLASDVHSRLEFHRYAFMDCVGIKNALHCVIEERENLQQRQNAIDQLVAEKDSLTKKNEELAAELESLKEQLQARESSDQQQGSGFQQSHSGMAHPRLMPKRKRQSGDEDVDEHELMEDLSVIDNPDQVLNTELEATRKEISDIHSKLIEGFTDLSTTGGRNIALKNIGQLDDRPFLAACRKKLPAEEAREKAKEVHRVWQGHIQNPEWNPFKTVTVEGIPKEIIDVDDDKLQGLCAAWGEGVHKAVVSCLVEIQESGRLGDRNIVPEVWNYKCKRKATHSESIEYLFGQVKRLSDAKSRTRSAR